The following coding sequences are from one Epinephelus moara isolate mb chromosome 7, YSFRI_EMoa_1.0, whole genome shotgun sequence window:
- the nifk gene encoding MKI67 FHA domain-interacting nucleolar phosphoprotein encodes MTESKAEAAQRPKELLALDPKQESEFKKKVQEAKKNKFSTGGHLTPGVVYVSHLPKGLFEPQLKSYMEQFGKVLRLRLARSKKTGGTKGFAFVEFDCDEVAKIVAETMNNYLMGERLIKCHVIPPEKVHENLFVGSEKKFAKPSHPAVLRYNKKRTEEQITKLKDKLLRKEGKLRKRLAAHGIDYDFPGFAAQVPQKKKSSDSMDASTCSEDTTPLCTPSVLEKRKSMVVDDDDEDDEIIIKMPAAVEDEERSSEEDSDSEEKNDSESEEPIAEDTEAQ; translated from the exons ATGACTGAAAGTAAGGCAGAAGCGGCTCAGAGGCCCAAAGAGCTGCTGGCTCTGGACCCTAAACAAGAGTCCGAGTTCAAGAAGAAGGTGCAGGAGGCGAAGAAGAACAAATTCAGCACG ggGGGGCATTTGACCCCTGGAGTGGTTTACGTCAGTCACCTGCCAAAGGGGCTGTTTGAACCTCAGCTAAAGTCTTACATGGAACAATTTGGGAAAGTCCTGAGGCTGCGGCTGGCCAGGAGTAAGAAG ACAGGTGGAACCAAAGGCTTTGCGTTTGTAGAGTTTGACTGTGATGAAGTAGCCAAAATTGTTGCAGAAACCATGAACAATTACCTCATGGGAGAGAGACTCATCAAAT GTCACGTGATTCCTCCAGAGAAGGTGCATGAGAATCTGTTTGTTGGCTCCGAAAAGAAGTTTGCAAAACCCTCCCATCCTGCTGTACTCCGCTACAATAAGAAACGCACAGAGGAGCAGATCACCAAGTTGAAAGACAAACTCCTACGGAAAGAGGGGAAGCTTCGCAAGAGACTTGCAGCACACGGCATCGACTATGACTTCCCTGGATTT GCTGCCCAGGTTCCTCAGAAGAAAAAGTCATCCGATTCCATGGATGCATCTACATGTAGTGAA GACACCACACCACTCTGCACCCCCTCTGTCCTAGAGAAGAGGAAGTCCATGGTTGTCGACGATGACGATGAAGATGATGAAATTATCATTAAGATGCCAGCTGCAGTGGAAGATGAAGAGCGCTCCTCAGAGGaagacagtgacagtgaggaGAAGAATGATTCAGAGAGTGAAGAACCCATTGCAGAGGACACAGAAGCACAGTGA